The genomic region CCGAGGAGGCGGGCAATCCGCTGCAGCCGGACGGGCTGCCCGAGGACCTGCCACCGGACGCTCAACCGTCCGATGCCGGGTCGTCCGATGCCGGGTCACCGACGGAGCAGGCGTGAGCGAGAGCGCACCGCCTCCGACCTGGGCCGGTGTCGAGGCGGCCGCCGAGCTGCTGGCGGGCGTCGCCGAGGAGACCCCGCTCGCGCACTCGCGGTGGTTGAGCGAGCTCACGGGCACCGAGGTCCTCCTGAAGTGCGAGAACCTCCAGCGCACCGGGTCCTTCAAGCTCCGCGGCGCCTACACGCGCATCTCCCGGCTCTCCGAGGCCGAACGCGCGGCGGGCGTCGTGGCGGCGTCCGCCGGGAACCACGCCCAGGGCGTCGCGCTCGCGGCGCAGATGCTCGGCATCCCGGCCCGGATCTTCATGCCCGAGGGCGCGGCACTGCCCAAGGTGCAGGCCACCCAGGGCTACGGGGCCGAGATCGAGCTGGTCGGCGTCGACGTCGGAGCCAGCATCGCCGCCGCGCAGGAGTTCTCGGCCTCCACGGGTGCCGTCATGATCCACCCGTTCAACCACAGCGACATCGTGGTCGGGCAGGGCACGGTCGGGCTGGAGATCCTGCGCCAGCTGCCCGACGTCGGCACGGTCCTCGTGCCCGTCGGCGGTGGCGGTCTCGTGGCGGGCATCGCCCTGCTGCGCGAGGTCCGACCGGACGTCCGCATCGTCGGCGTCCAGACCTCGGCCGTGAGCCCCTACGTGCCGTCGCTCAGCGCCGGCAGGCCGCTGCTCGTGCCGGGCCTGCCGACGATGGCCGACGGCATCGCCGTGGCCGAGCCCGGCGCCGTGCCCTTCGCCGTCGTGGCCGACCTCGTCGACGACGTCGTCACGGTCAGCGAGGAGTCGCTCAGCCGCGCCCTGATCGGGCTGCTCGAGCGCGCCAAGCTCCTGGTGGAGCCCGCCGGGGCGGCGGGCGTCGCGGCCCTGCTGGACCACCCCAAGGACTTCCCGGGCCCGGTCGTGCCGGTGCTGTCCGGAGGCAACATCGACGCCCTGCTGCTGCTCGAGGTGATCCGCCACGGACTCAAGGCCGCCGGACGGTTCCTGAGCTTCCGCGTGCACCTCACCGACCGGCCGGGCGAGCTCATGCGGCTGCTCACCGACCTGGCGTCGATGCAGGTCAACATCCTCAACGTGGTGCACGACCGGGCGTCGGAGTCGCTCGGCGTGGGCGAGGTGGAGGTGCGCCTGCAGGTCGCGACGCGCGGCGCGCGCCACGCCGACCGGGTTCTCGACCAGCTGGCCAGCCGGGGCTACCGCTCGGTCTGAGTGCCCGTTCGGACGGCGCCGGGTCGGCCGATCAGAACGGGATCGCCTCGACGATCTCGACCGTGATGGTCGAGCCGTTCGGGGCCTCGTAGCTGGCGGACTCGCCGGCCTTCTTGCCCAGCAGTGCGGCGCCGAGCGGGGACGTGGGGGAGTAGACGTCGAGGTCGACCGCGCTGTCGAGGCTGAGGACCTCGCGCGAGCCCAGCAGGAACGACTCGGTGTCGTCGTCGCCCTCGAAGCGGATCGTGACCTTCATGCCGGCCTCGACGACGCCGTCGTCCGCCGGCTTCTCGCCCACCTCGGCGCGGCCGAGCATGTCCTCGAGCTGTCGGATGCGGGCCTCGGTCTTGCCCTGCTCCTCGCGCGCGGCGTGGTAGCCGCCGTTCTCCTTGAGGTCTCCCTCGTCACGGGCGGCGGCGATCTTCGACGTGATGTCGGCGCGCACCTCACCCTTGAGGTGATCGAGCTCCTCGCGGAGACGGTCGAGGGACTCCTGCGTGACCCAGAGGGTCTCGGTGCCAGTCGGCTGCGTCATGGCGAACTCCTTCAGAACAAACGGAACCCCGAGCTCCCGGCTCGGGGTGAAGTTCCCAGCCTACCAGTCAGTCAGCGACTTCGCACGAGCGAACGACGGCCGTGACAGCCCTGTCCGTGGTCGTCAGGGTCAGCCCCTCGCGCACGATCTCGCGGTCCGACGGCGGGATCGTGACGGTCTTCTCGCCGACGATCGAGTGGTCGAGCGCCTGGGCGTAGACGCTGCACGTGACGGCCGTGGGCTCCGGGCGGATGACCTCGAGCTGGACGTCGATCTGGGTGTCGGAGACCGCCTCGAAGGAGTACACCTCGGTGGAGATGGGCCGGGGCTGCAGCGCGATCCAGGCGGCCCACGCGATGCCGACCGCGATCCCGGCGCCGGCCACGACCCACCACAGCCAGCGCGGTGAGGTGCGGGTGCCGTAGCGGTCGGCGAGATCGGTCATGCCTCCAGTGTCTCAGGCGCGTGCCGTCCTCGCCGCCCACGGCCCGGCACCCCTGCTCTGTCCTCGCCGCCCACGGCCCGGCACCCCTGCTCTGTCCTCGCCGCCCACGGCCCGGCACCCCTGCCCGGGGTAGTTGCCCAGGATGGGGATACTGGACTCCGTGGACGAACAGCTGCGCCTCATGCACGTGCACGCGCACCCCGACGACGAGTCGAGCAAGGGGGCCGCGTCGACGGCCCGATACGTCGCGGAGGGAGTCGACGTCCACGTCGCCACCTGCACCGGCGGCGAGCGCGGCTCGATCCTGAACCCGAGCTTCCAGCACCCCGGCATCGAGGACGACCCCGAGCTGATCACCGAGATCCGGCGCGAGGAGATGGAGCGGGCACGCGACATTCTCGGCGTCACGCAGGACTGGCTCGGCTGGGTCGATTCCGGCTGGCCGGAGGGCGACCCGAAGCCGCCGCTGCCCGAGGGCTGCTTCGCCCTGGTGCCGCTCGAGGAGGCCGCGGCACCCCTCGTGCGCCTCATCCGTTCCTTCCGGCCGCACGTGCTCACCACGTACGACGAGAAGGGTGGCTACCCGCACCCCGACCACATCAAGTGCCACGAGATCAGCGTCTTCGCCTACGAGGCGGCCGCCGATCCCGAGCTCTACCCCGAGCTGGGCGAGCCGTGGCAGGTCAGCAAGCTGTACTACCAGGGCGGCTTCACCCGCGCTCGCCTCGAGGCGATCGGCGCGGCCATGGAGGAGCGCGGGCTCGAGAACCCCTACGCGGAGTGGTTCAAGGACCGCGATCCGGACCGTCTGCGCGACGAGCGCATCACGACCCGGGTCGAGTGCGCGGAGTACTTCCACGTCCGAGACGCCGCGCTGATCGCGCACGCGACGCAGATCGACCCGGACGGGTTCTTCTTCTCCGTGCCGCGGGAGGTGCAGGCCGAGGCGTGGCCCACCGAGGACTTCGAGCTCGTCGCCAGCTTGGTGCCCACGACCCTGCCCGAGGACGACTTGTTCGCCGGCCTACGCTGATCGCATGTACGACATCGCGAGCAGCGTGCTCGAGGCCGCTGGTGCCTTCGTCACCGCCACGGGTGGCGAGCGCCGGGAGCTCGACCCCGACATCGTCAAGCCCGGATGGATCGCGCTCGCCATCTTCCTGGCCATGGCGGTCGCGCTCGCCCTGCTGATGTGGTCGTTCGCGCGGGTGTCGCGCCGCGCCCGTCAGCCCTGGGAGGGCGACGAGCCCGAGTCCGGCGACGTCCCCGCAGGCAGCAGCCAAGCCGACCGCGACATCTGAGCCGGCCCAGGCCCGGCGTCGTCAGGCACCGCACGGCATCCGGTGCCTAGGCTCGGGTCATGGAGCCGACGCCGAACGCCCGCACGGTGGAGTCGTACGAGGACATCGCCGTCGACTACGCCCGCGAGACGTCGGGCCAGGGGGTCCTGGCCGGTGCCGTGACTCACCTGGCCGAGGCGGTCCCCGCGGGCCAGGTGCTGGAGATCGGATCCGGTCCGGGCTGGGACGCCGACCGACTCGAGGACGCGGGACTCAGGGTTCGTCGCACGGACCTCACGCAGGCGTTCATCGACCTGCAGCGGGCGCGCG from Aeromicrobium sp. Sec7.5 harbors:
- the ilvA gene encoding threonine ammonia-lyase; translation: MSESAPPPTWAGVEAAAELLAGVAEETPLAHSRWLSELTGTEVLLKCENLQRTGSFKLRGAYTRISRLSEAERAAGVVAASAGNHAQGVALAAQMLGIPARIFMPEGAALPKVQATQGYGAEIELVGVDVGASIAAAQEFSASTGAVMIHPFNHSDIVVGQGTVGLEILRQLPDVGTVLVPVGGGGLVAGIALLREVRPDVRIVGVQTSAVSPYVPSLSAGRPLLVPGLPTMADGIAVAEPGAVPFAVVADLVDDVVTVSEESLSRALIGLLERAKLLVEPAGAAGVAALLDHPKDFPGPVVPVLSGGNIDALLLLEVIRHGLKAAGRFLSFRVHLTDRPGELMRLLTDLASMQVNILNVVHDRASESLGVGEVEVRLQVATRGARHADRVLDQLASRGYRSV
- the greA gene encoding transcription elongation factor GreA; translated protein: MTQPTGTETLWVTQESLDRLREELDHLKGEVRADITSKIAAARDEGDLKENGGYHAAREEQGKTEARIRQLEDMLGRAEVGEKPADDGVVEAGMKVTIRFEGDDDTESFLLGSREVLSLDSAVDLDVYSPTSPLGAALLGKKAGESASYEAPNGSTITVEIVEAIPF
- a CDS encoding DUF4307 domain-containing protein, encoding MTDLADRYGTRTSPRWLWWVVAGAGIAVGIAWAAWIALQPRPISTEVYSFEAVSDTQIDVQLEVIRPEPTAVTCSVYAQALDHSIVGEKTVTIPPSDREIVREGLTLTTTDRAVTAVVRSCEVAD
- the mca gene encoding mycothiol conjugate amidase Mca, which codes for MGILDSVDEQLRLMHVHAHPDDESSKGAASTARYVAEGVDVHVATCTGGERGSILNPSFQHPGIEDDPELITEIRREEMERARDILGVTQDWLGWVDSGWPEGDPKPPLPEGCFALVPLEEAAAPLVRLIRSFRPHVLTTYDEKGGYPHPDHIKCHEISVFAYEAAADPELYPELGEPWQVSKLYYQGGFTRARLEAIGAAMEERGLENPYAEWFKDRDPDRLRDERITTRVECAEYFHVRDAALIAHATQIDPDGFFFSVPREVQAEAWPTEDFELVASLVPTTLPEDDLFAGLR